In the Hordeum vulgare subsp. vulgare chromosome 7H, MorexV3_pseudomolecules_assembly, whole genome shotgun sequence genome, one interval contains:
- the LOC123412896 gene encoding BTB/POZ domain-containing protein At1g30440-like, producing the protein MACLKLGSRADVFRKQGQDWYCTTGLPSDITVVVGEQSFHLHKFPLLSKSGLLERLIREKIEKGEDSCAIDLSDIPRGAKAFELAARFCYGVKFELTASNVVHLRCASEYLEMTEEIAEGNLIAQTENFLTQTVLKSWKDSIKALHTCDDVIDLAEKLQVVKKCIDSVATKSSTDPDVFGWPVGQYGGPTQSPGGTFLWNGISTGARPRNCSSDWWYDDVSCLSLPLYKKVISAMEYRGVNQDIIVGSLNHYAKRRLPGLNRRKSISDVNSCLSVTTLTAMPSEEEQRYLLEEIDRLLPFQRGVTSCKLLFGLLRTAIFLKASSSCMSNLERRIGLQLDKATLEDLLITNMSESIEMLYDVDCVHRILDHFLAMDQETGGASPGIGDDGHLLASPSLLRITMVAKLIDGYLAEVAPDANLKLPKFRSLASAIPEYARPIDDGLYRAIDIYLKAHPHLSESEKEELCRVMDCQKLSLEACTHAAQNERLPLRVIVQVLFFEQLQLRSSIAECLMISENLEGGSRQLGLPTSSEQHRGGVGWPLAARENQALREGMDGMKQRVAELEKECSTMREEIARLGRSRSAGKSRLFSLGAKPQICSTKDADAKAATASDDDKLAVVKADATPRLKLGRHKKNLSIEA; encoded by the exons ATGGCCTGCCTCAAGCTGGGATCAAGGGCTGATGTGTTCAGGAAGCAGGGCCAAGACTG GTATTGCACTACTGGCCTTCCCAGTGATATAACTGTGGTAGTTGGGGAACAATCTTTTCATCTGCACAAG TTTCCTCTATTATCGAAGAGTGGCCTTCTGGAACGTCTCATCAGAGAGAAAATTGAGAAGGGAGAAGATAGCTGTGCCATTGATCTATCTGATATTCCTAGGGGAGCAAAGGCTTTTGAACTAGCTGCTAGGTTCTGCTATGGTGTGAAGTTTGAATTGACTGCCTCCAATGTCGTGCACCTTCGCTGCGCTTCTGAGTATCTCGAGATGACTGAAGAGATCGCCGAGGGAAATTTGATTGCGCAGACAGAGAACTTCCTTACTCAAACAGTTCTCAAAAGCTGGAAAGATTCAATCAAGGCACTTCATACTTGCGATGACGtcattgatcttgctgaaaaattgCAAGTTGTGAAGAAGTGCATAGACTCAGTTGCAACTAAATCAAGTACTGATCCCGATGTATTTGGCTGGCCAGTCGGCCAGTACGGCGGTCCCACACAGAGTCCTGGAGGGACCTTCTTGTGGAATGGTATTAGCACTGGAGCAAGGCCAAGAAATTGCAGTTCAGATTGGTGGTATGATGATGTTTCATGCTTAAGCCTTCCGTTATACAAGAAGGTAATCTCAGCTATGGAATACCGAGGTGTCAATCAGGACATTATTGTTGGATCCCTTAACCATTATGCCAAAAGACGTTTACCTGGTCTGAATCGACGTAAAAGCATTAGCGATGTCAACAGCTGCCTTTCAGTGACAACTTTAACAGCCATGCCTTCTGAAGAGGAGCAAAGATATCTTCTTGAGGAGATTGATAGGCTGTTGCCTTTCCAAAGGGGTGTTACATCTTGCAAGCTGTTATTTGGCCTTCTGCGCACAGCGATCTTCCTTAAAGCCAGCTCATCCTGCATGTCCAACTTGGAGCGTCGGATAGGTTTGCAGCTTGACAAGGCCACTCTGGAAGATCTTCTGATAACAAACATGTCTGAATCTATTGAAATGCTCTATGATGTTGATTGCGTACATAGGATTCTTGATCACTTCTTGGCAATGGATCAAGAAACTGGTGGAGCTTCTCCTGGCATTGGCGATGATGGGCACCTATTGGCTTCTCCATCTCTATTGCGGATTACTATGGTTGCTAAGTTGATCGACGGCTACCTAGCTGAAGTTGCACCAGATGCCAACCTAAAGTTACCAAAGTTTCGGTCCTTGGCTTCTGCCATACCAGAATATGCTCGGCCAATAGATGATGGACTTTATCGTGCCATTGACATCTATCTCAAG GCGCATCCCCATCTCTCGGAATCGGAGAAGGAAGAGCTTTGCCGGGTGATGGACTGCCAGAAGCTCTCCCTGGAGGCTTGCACCCACGCGGCGCAGAACGAGCGTCTACCCCTGCGGGTCATCGTGcaggtcctcttcttcgagcagcTCCAGCTCCGGAGCTCCATCGCCGAGTGCCTCATGATCTCCGAGAACCTGGAGGGCGGCTCGAGGCAGCTCGGCCTGCCAACCTCTAGCGAGCAACACCGCGGCGGCGTCGGCTGGCCCCTGGCTGCCAGGGAGAACCAGGCCCTGCGCGAGGGCATGGACGGCATGAAGCAGCGGGTGGCCGAGCTGGAGAAGGAGTGCTCCACCATGCGGGAGGAGATCGCGAGGCTGGGCCGCAGCAGGAGCGCCGGCAAGAGCAGGTTGTTCTCCCTCGGCGCAAAGCCGCAGATCTGCAGCACCAAGGATGCGGATGCCAAGGCGGCGACGGCGAGCGACGACGACAAGCTGGCCGTGGTGAAAGCTGATGCCACGCCCCGGCTGAAGCTCGGCAGACACAAGAAGAACCTGTCCATAGAGGCCTAG
- the LOC123412897 gene encoding RNA exonuclease 4 yields MAAQPPSSGVPAAAGNTKRTPKRKPKTKPVAPSALNPNWAQLQSKLPASTFLGKRKHRPVPSPPPEPSPNPEAAELSSKLEPTSDDTSLTKALALDCEMVGVGAGGSKSALARVTLVNSFGNVVYDEYVRPMERIVDYRSHISGIRPKHMNKAKDFSIVQKDVAELITGRVLVGHALHHDLKVLLLGHPKKDIRDTSEYEIFRREGKRRSLKDLAAQELCVKIQQQEHCPIEDARAAMFIYKKHKKSWEKNKKDQFRFKNKQKKRGNKKSAEGSEKDPNVPIVLL; encoded by the exons ATGGCGGCTCAGCCGCCGTCTTCCGGAGTGCCGGCGGCAGCCGGAAACACCAAGCGCACCCCGAAGCGAAAGCCCAAGACAAAACCAGTCGCCCCCTCCGCCCTAAACCCTAACTGGGCCCAGCTCCAGTCCAAGCTCCCTGCCTCCACGTTCCTCGGCAAGCGCAAGCACCGCCCCGTCCCTTCTCCGCCACCTGAGCCGTCTCCTAACCCTGAGGCGGCGGAGCTGAGTTCCAAGCTTGAGCCGACCTCCGACGACACCAG CTTGACGAAGGCGTTGGCGCTGGATTGCGAGATGGTCGGGGTTGGGGCCGGTGGCAGCAAGAGCGCCCTCGCCAGGGTCACCTTG GTTAATTCCTTCGGCAACGTTGTATATGATGAATATGTTAGGCCAATGGAGCGAATTGTGGACTACCGTAGCCATATTAGTGGGATTAGACCTAAGCACATGAATAAAG CCAAAGATTTCTCGATTGTTCAAAAGGACGTAGCTGAGCTTATCACAGGAAGGGTTCTTGTTGGACATGCCTTACACCATGATCTTAAG GTCCTGCTACTAGGCCATCCAAAGAAGGACATAAGAGACACCTCAGAATATGAGATTTTCAGACG GGAGGGCAAGCGGAGATCGTTGAAAGATCTTGCTGCTCAAGAACTTTGTGTTAAGATACAACAGCAAGAGCACTGCCCG ATTGAGGACGCTCGGGCAGCAATGTTCATTTACAAGAAGCACAAGAAAAGttgggagaagaacaagaaagatcAATTCAGGTTCAAGAACAAGCAGAAGAAGCGAGGCAATAAGAAATCTGCTGAAGGCAGCGAGAAGGACCCCAATGTCCCAATAGTTCTACTGTAG